In the genome of Deltaproteobacteria bacterium HGW-Deltaproteobacteria-18, one region contains:
- a CDS encoding pseudouridylate synthase — translation MPGAELAEIPVLYRDEHLVAVHKPAGLLVHRNSHAGREPVLLQTLRDQLGQRLYPVHRLDRPTSGVMIMAFSSQTAHLLALQFAGQEVGKAYLAVTRGFTPLQGLIDDPIKSDSGNLQEAQTEFTRLATAEIPHPIGPNPTARYSLVRVCPKTGRTHQIRRHFAHIRHPLIGDVLRGDGRQNRFFREHFGVHRLLLASVELTFRHPQDNNPMTLTCPPAQELLDLFSQLGWSAGHDVSQTKANTDL, via the coding sequence ATGCCAGGCGCTGAACTCGCCGAAATTCCAGTTCTTTATCGGGATGAGCATCTCGTCGCCGTGCACAAACCCGCAGGATTGCTGGTGCACCGCAACTCTCATGCCGGACGCGAACCCGTCCTGCTCCAGACGCTGCGCGACCAGCTCGGACAGCGTCTGTACCCGGTGCACCGTCTGGATCGCCCCACCTCGGGCGTCATGATCATGGCCTTCTCGTCACAGACCGCCCATCTCCTGGCCCTCCAGTTTGCGGGGCAGGAAGTGGGCAAGGCCTATCTTGCCGTGACGAGAGGCTTCACGCCTCTTCAAGGTCTCATCGACGATCCGATCAAATCCGATTCCGGCAACCTGCAAGAGGCCCAGACCGAATTCACGCGCCTAGCCACGGCGGAAATCCCGCACCCGATCGGCCCCAACCCAACCGCCCGCTACAGTCTGGTCCGGGTCTGCCCCAAAACCGGCCGCACCCACCAGATCCGCCGCCACTTCGCCCACATCCGTCACCCTCTCATCGGCGACGTACTGCGCGGCGACGGTCGCCAGAACCGCTTCTTCCGCGAACATTTCGGAGTGCACCGCCTCTTGCTGGCCAGCGTGGAACTCACCTTCCGCCACCCCCAAGACAACAATCCCATGACCCTGACCTGCCCCCCTGCCCAGGAACTCCTCGATCTTTTCAGCCAACTGGGCTGGAGCGCTGGCCATGACGTGTCCCAGACCAAGGCCAACACGGACCTCTGA
- a CDS encoding molecular chaperone Hsp20 — translation MTNDMEKKTAPTLPRFRPNTDVLEREDGFHIFVDMPGVGKEGLSIDLRDNELEIRGKAVYPREENAKALHVEFGDGEYVRTFTISDGVDREGIRASLKKGLLELYLPKAARFKPRRIEIQAG, via the coding sequence ATGACTAACGATATGGAAAAAAAGACGGCCCCGACCCTGCCCAGGTTCCGCCCCAACACCGACGTGCTGGAGCGTGAGGACGGATTCCACATCTTCGTGGACATGCCCGGTGTGGGCAAGGAAGGTCTGTCCATTGACTTGCGGGATAACGAACTGGAGATCCGCGGAAAGGCGGTCTACCCGCGAGAGGAAAACGCCAAGGCCCTGCATGTGGAATTCGGGGACGGAGAATACGTACGCACTTTCACCATTTCAGATGGTGTGGACCGGGAAGGTATCCGTGCCAGCCTGAAGAAGGGTCTGCTTGAACTCTACTTGCCCAAGGCGGCCCGCTTCAAGCCTCGCCGCATTGAGATCCAGGCCGGATAA
- a CDS encoding L-asparaginase 1 translates to METHRLECHVKKKVCILYTGGTIGMKPTPQGYAPEAGYLARVMASMPDFSSPEMPAYVICEYAPLLDSSNMGPRHWLAIARDIAEKYHEFDGFIVIHGTDTMAYTASALPFMLEGLAKPVVLTGSQIPLCKVRSDGRDNLVTALMVIALAPVPEVCLCFGNRLLRGCRSTKVDAAGFQAFDSPNYPDLGHIGVTIRPHPELILPKRPVNGLTVHPLSDAKVGALRLFPGISAELVANVLRSPLQGLVLETYGLGNGPSNDAELMDVLAEACARGVVIVNCTQCLRGTVDQSGYQAGSALARAGVVSGADMTAEAALTKMIYLFSLGLTPEEIRERMPRNLRGELTENNARR, encoded by the coding sequence TTGGAAACTCACCGCCTGGAGTGCCACGTGAAGAAAAAGGTCTGCATCCTCTACACGGGGGGAACCATCGGCATGAAGCCGACTCCCCAGGGATACGCGCCGGAAGCGGGGTACCTGGCGCGAGTCATGGCGTCCATGCCCGATTTTTCGAGCCCGGAAATGCCCGCCTACGTCATTTGCGAGTACGCACCCCTGCTCGATTCTTCCAACATGGGCCCCAGGCACTGGCTGGCCATCGCCCGCGACATCGCCGAAAAATACCATGAATTTGACGGGTTCATCGTCATTCACGGCACGGACACCATGGCCTATACGGCTTCCGCCCTGCCGTTCATGCTTGAAGGCCTGGCCAAGCCCGTGGTCCTGACCGGATCCCAGATTCCGCTGTGCAAGGTCAGAAGCGACGGCCGCGACAACCTGGTCACGGCGCTCATGGTCATCGCCCTGGCCCCGGTGCCCGAGGTCTGCCTGTGCTTTGGCAACCGCCTTCTGCGCGGCTGCCGCTCGACCAAGGTCGACGCCGCCGGCTTCCAGGCCTTCGATTCCCCCAACTACCCTGACCTTGGACATATCGGCGTGACCATCCGCCCCCATCCCGAGCTGATTCTCCCGAAACGTCCCGTGAACGGACTGACCGTGCACCCGCTGTCCGATGCCAAGGTCGGAGCGCTCAGGCTTTTCCCGGGCATCTCGGCCGAACTTGTGGCCAATGTGCTGCGCTCGCCGTTGCAGGGTCTCGTGCTTGAGACCTACGGGCTGGGCAACGGCCCCTCCAACGACGCCGAGTTGATGGACGTTCTGGCCGAGGCCTGTGCGCGCGGCGTGGTCATCGTCAACTGTACGCAATGCCTGCGCGGCACCGTGGATCAGAGCGGCTACCAGGCCGGCTCGGCTCTTGCCCGCGCAGGCGTGGTCTCGGGTGCGGACATGACGGCCGAAGCGGCCCTGACCAAGATGATCTATCTCTTCAGCCTGGGCCTGACCCCGGAGGAAATCCGGGAGCGCATGCCCAGAAACCTGCGCGGCGAACTGACCGAAAACAATGCCAGGCGCTGA
- a CDS encoding cation transporter → MHNHSCSYGHDHHHDSDHGERGTRFVFWLTVVTMAVEIFSGWIFGSMALLADGWHMASHAGAMAVAWFAYVWARRNADNPDLVFGAGKVNALAGFASAVGLILVALYMAGESFTRLLSPVPISFGPATLVALLGLAINLVSAWWLRDENHVHSHDHNLKAAYMHVLADALTSILAIFALLGGKYYGLNWLDPVMGIVGALVIGRWAIGLLRETARILLDHRADKDLHADILRRIEQEGNIRVRDLYVWNVGPRRLAAQITVEDAAPRPPEFYKNLLAEVEHLDHITVEVHSCPCPAESGKQVCAEADHA, encoded by the coding sequence ATGCACAACCATTCCTGTTCCTACGGCCATGACCATCACCACGACTCCGATCACGGCGAACGCGGGACCCGGTTCGTCTTCTGGCTGACCGTGGTCACAATGGCCGTGGAAATCTTTTCCGGCTGGATTTTTGGCTCCATGGCGCTCCTGGCCGACGGCTGGCACATGGCCAGCCATGCCGGGGCCATGGCCGTGGCCTGGTTCGCCTATGTCTGGGCCCGCAGAAACGCCGACAATCCCGACTTGGTCTTTGGCGCGGGCAAGGTCAACGCCCTGGCCGGATTCGCCTCGGCGGTTGGCCTCATTCTCGTGGCCCTTTACATGGCGGGAGAATCCTTCACGCGGTTGCTCTCACCCGTACCCATCTCCTTTGGACCGGCAACGCTGGTGGCGCTCCTGGGTTTGGCCATCAACCTGGTCAGCGCATGGTGGCTTCGCGACGAGAATCATGTCCACAGCCACGATCACAACCTCAAAGCCGCCTACATGCATGTTCTGGCCGACGCCCTGACCTCGATCCTGGCCATTTTCGCCCTCTTGGGCGGGAAATATTACGGCCTGAACTGGCTCGATCCGGTCATGGGCATTGTCGGGGCGTTGGTCATCGGGCGCTGGGCCATCGGCCTGTTGCGCGAAACCGCCCGGATACTCCTCGATCATCGCGCGGACAAGGATCTGCATGCGGACATCCTGCGCCGCATCGAGCAGGAAGGAAACATCCGGGTCCGCGACCTCTATGTCTGGAACGTGGGACCGCGCCGGCTGGCGGCCCAGATCACCGTCGAAGACGCGGCTCCGCGTCCGCCCGAATTCTACAAGAATCTCCTGGCCGAGGTTGAACATCTGGACCACATCACCGTGGAAGTCCACTCCTGCCCGTGTCCGGCGGAAAGCGGGAAGCAAGTCTGTGCGGAGGCCGACCATGCATGA
- a CDS encoding molecular chaperone Hsp20, whose product MVIDFSTYYDLPRNMDSFFEELWRPSTLSQRRISYPPVNISEGEEEIVVSSEIPGMDTDDIELTLNEKSLVIRGTKKNEVGNYYRQERPTGSFQRIINLNVPVRAEAIKASMKDGVLRVVLPKAKESHPLTIAIDAQ is encoded by the coding sequence ATGGTTATCGATTTCAGTACATATTATGATTTACCGCGCAACATGGATAGTTTTTTCGAAGAATTGTGGCGGCCGAGTACATTGAGCCAGAGGCGCATTTCCTATCCGCCTGTCAACATCAGCGAGGGCGAGGAAGAAATAGTCGTCTCGTCGGAAATCCCTGGAATGGATACGGACGATATTGAGCTGACCTTGAACGAAAAGAGCCTGGTCATCCGGGGCACAAAAAAGAACGAGGTCGGTAATTACTACAGGCAGGAGCGTCCGACCGGAAGTTTCCAGCGGATCATCAATCTCAATGTTCCCGTGCGTGCGGAGGCGATCAAGGCTTCCATGAAAGACGGTGTGCTTCGAGTGGTTCTGCCCAAGGCCAAGGAAAGCCATCCGCTGACCATCGCCATCGATGCCCAGTAA
- a CDS encoding rubredoxin, whose protein sequence is MAAPEEIYQCQTVNCGYMYNPDKGDRKGKIPAGVKFEDLPEEWRCPICGGTKRCFRPLVGPGSTRDAGCELPTRN, encoded by the coding sequence ATGGCGGCCCCTGAAGAGATTTACCAGTGCCAGACAGTCAATTGCGGCTACATGTACAATCCGGACAAGGGTGACAGGAAGGGAAAGATCCCGGCAGGGGTGAAGTTTGAAGACCTGCCGGAAGAATGGCGCTGCCCCATATGCGGAGGCACGAAAAGATGCTTCCGTCCCCTGGTCGGCCCCGGTTCGACGAGGGATGCAGGGTGTGAACTGCCCACCAGGAATTGA
- a CDS encoding CDP-alcohol phosphatidyltransferase family protein, with the protein MLDTHARRLFQPIFDLLAKALARRGIGPLAVTLAAALLGGLAAGVLTLGWTVLFLLLLWLSGLLDAVDGTLARQNGLASRAGAMLDIVCDRVVEVLVILAFGLRFPEARLELLVLCAAIILSLTVFLTAAAALPTSASKSFHYQAGLAERSEGFLFFSLMAVWPSGVRGVAMAFALVVLFTAGQRLRAALGFFRD; encoded by the coding sequence ATGCTTGATACGCATGCCAGACGGCTTTTTCAGCCGATTTTTGACCTACTGGCAAAGGCTTTGGCCCGCAGGGGCATCGGCCCGCTGGCAGTGACCCTTGCGGCTGCGCTTCTGGGCGGATTGGCCGCCGGAGTCTTGACTTTGGGCTGGACAGTCCTGTTTCTGCTCTTGCTGTGGCTTTCGGGGCTTCTGGATGCGGTGGACGGAACCCTGGCCCGGCAGAACGGCCTTGCGAGCAGGGCCGGGGCCATGCTGGACATTGTCTGCGACCGGGTCGTGGAGGTGCTGGTCATCCTGGCTTTCGGGTTGCGATTTCCCGAGGCCCGGCTTGAACTTCTGGTGCTTTGCGCGGCCATCATCCTGTCTCTTACGGTGTTCCTGACGGCGGCAGCGGCCCTGCCCACGTCAGCCAGCAAGAGTTTTCACTATCAGGCCGGATTGGCCGAACGCAGCGAGGGATTCCTGTTTTTTTCCCTCATGGCCGTGTGGCCGTCAGGAGTCCGTGGAGTGGCGATGGCCTTTGCCTTGGTGGTATTGTTTACGGCAGGCCAGCGCCTGCGGGCGGCGCTTGGGTTTTTCAGGGATTGA
- a CDS encoding MarR family transcriptional regulator, which produces MHDLEQISDLIIEFYEKLSSWEQAVVRDTPITLPQMHTLEILGQQSPLRMKELAAKMGVTTGTLTVGIDRLEKQGLVTRIPHDTDRRSILVALTETGQELYLEHHAHHLHLTREIQAALTPEETEQLASILNKLTQAL; this is translated from the coding sequence ATGCATGATCTTGAGCAAATCAGCGATCTTATCATCGAATTCTACGAAAAACTCTCTTCATGGGAGCAGGCCGTGGTCCGGGACACGCCCATCACCTTGCCGCAGATGCACACACTTGAAATCCTGGGGCAGCAGTCCCCGCTGCGCATGAAGGAGCTGGCGGCCAAGATGGGCGTGACCACCGGGACCCTGACCGTAGGCATCGACCGTCTGGAAAAGCAGGGACTGGTGACCCGCATCCCCCACGATACGGACCGCCGCTCGATCCTCGTGGCCCTGACCGAGACCGGACAGGAGCTCTACCTTGAGCACCATGCCCATCACCTGCACCTGACCCGTGAGATCCAGGCCGCCCTGACCCCGGAGGAAACGGAGCAGCTCGCATCCATCCTGAACAAACTGACCCAGGCCTTGTAA
- a CDS encoding phosphoribosylanthranilate isomerase, translating into MTMKGLVQVAGIGNLDEGRMLLECGVDLLGFPLRLPVHATDTSEDEARAIIEKLGASRCVLITYEVDPDRLVEFCRFLNVTTVQLHADVSADVLARIKALLPLRIFKSYVVGRESMGPGRFAQVYSPVCDAFITDTFDPSTGASGATGLVHDWGVSATLVRHSPRPVILAGGLNPVNVREAIRAVRPAAVDVHTGVEARDGSKDPELVRTFVREARAGFSEVADS; encoded by the coding sequence ATGACCATGAAAGGTTTGGTGCAGGTCGCGGGGATCGGCAATTTGGACGAAGGGCGCATGCTGCTGGAGTGCGGTGTGGACCTGCTCGGCTTTCCCCTGCGTCTGCCGGTGCATGCGACGGATACCTCGGAGGACGAGGCCCGGGCCATCATCGAAAAGCTTGGGGCGTCCCGTTGCGTACTCATCACGTATGAAGTGGACCCGGACCGCCTGGTGGAGTTTTGCCGATTTTTGAACGTGACCACTGTCCAACTCCATGCCGACGTTTCCGCGGATGTTCTGGCACGGATCAAGGCACTTCTGCCCCTGCGCATCTTCAAGAGCTATGTCGTGGGTCGTGAGTCCATGGGGCCAGGGCGGTTCGCTCAGGTCTACTCACCTGTTTGCGATGCCTTCATCACCGATACTTTCGATCCTTCAACCGGTGCCAGCGGAGCTACGGGCCTGGTCCACGACTGGGGCGTGAGCGCAACGCTGGTCCGTCACAGTCCGCGCCCGGTCATTCTGGCCGGCGGCCTGAATCCGGTCAATGTGCGTGAGGCCATAAGGGCCGTGCGTCCGGCCGCAGTCGATGTGCACACGGGCGTTGAGGCGCGGGACGGCTCCAAGGACCCGGAACTGGTCCGGACCTTCGTGCGCGAAGCCCGCGCCGGATTTTCCGAAGTGGCAGATTCCTGA
- a CDS encoding rubrerythrin family protein, producing MSKSLKGTQTEKNILTAFAGESQARNRYTFFAKQARKDGYVQISDIFTETADQEKAHAKSLFKLLEGGETEITATFPAGRIGTTLENLLDAAEGEKHEWGHMYPDFAKVAREEGFPEVAQVMQAISVAEKEHERRYRALARNIEDGRVFAKDEKITWRCRNCGYTHEGKKAAEHCPACDHPQAHFEVLAENW from the coding sequence ATGTCGAAATCTCTGAAAGGCACTCAGACCGAGAAAAATATCCTGACTGCCTTTGCCGGCGAATCCCAGGCCCGCAACCGCTACACGTTCTTCGCCAAGCAGGCCCGCAAGGACGGGTATGTCCAGATCTCGGACATTTTCACCGAGACGGCGGACCAGGAGAAGGCTCACGCCAAATCCCTCTTCAAGCTCCTTGAAGGCGGCGAAACCGAGATCACCGCGACCTTCCCTGCCGGACGCATCGGGACGACCCTCGAAAACCTCCTGGATGCCGCAGAAGGTGAGAAGCACGAGTGGGGGCACATGTATCCCGATTTCGCCAAGGTCGCCAGGGAAGAGGGCTTCCCGGAGGTCGCCCAGGTCATGCAGGCCATCTCCGTGGCCGAAAAAGAACACGAGCGACGCTACCGTGCTCTGGCCAGAAACATCGAGGACGGACGGGTCTTTGCCAAGGACGAGAAAATCACCTGGCGCTGCCGCAACTGCGGTTACACGCATGAAGGCAAGAAGGCCGCCGAGCACTGTCCGGCCTGTGACCATCCACAGGCCCACTTCGAGGTGCTGGCCGAAAACTGGTAG
- a CDS encoding amino acid permease: MRSRKLGPVLLTGFIIGPILGSGIIILPPLVFGLLGNWALPAWVVITLVGALFASVFGSLSIIFPGDNGVSQCVASAFGTRAKTLTSFFLMGAVCVGPVAVALTAASYLGLGDHVPDGLVASGLVGVIWLLLLRRISALGSAAFVLSSGAALLLLVGGVGCLLSVPTVPMPSEPLEPVRFGYGLLLLFWTVVGWEIIGNYSAEIRNPERTIPQSVAMSVSVIAAVTLIVAAAMQSVGGRSMTDILEPIFGTGSVVLLSVLAVALCLVTELAFTGAVSRLVSALAVEGTLPAFLGRRNGGGAPAAAATVLSTIHLGVLALNLAGVLSVEKLVAVANAFFLANAIMALLAGARILPSRLMRVLSAILAMVLGGMLAMSSWPILLVLGAMTAWGLGRRATIAPRGDRVLDAP, from the coding sequence ATGCGCTCGCGAAAACTCGGTCCAGTTCTACTGACTGGCTTCATCATCGGACCCATCCTGGGATCAGGCATCATTATTCTCCCCCCCCTGGTTTTCGGGCTGCTTGGGAACTGGGCCCTGCCTGCTTGGGTAGTCATTACCCTTGTTGGAGCGCTATTTGCGTCGGTATTCGGGAGCCTCAGCATCATTTTTCCCGGCGACAACGGTGTAAGCCAATGTGTGGCCAGTGCTTTCGGAACAAGGGCCAAGACTCTGACATCGTTTTTTCTTATGGGCGCGGTCTGCGTCGGGCCTGTGGCCGTGGCGCTGACTGCGGCCAGTTATCTTGGCCTCGGCGACCATGTGCCTGACGGGTTGGTGGCATCGGGGTTGGTAGGAGTCATCTGGCTGCTGCTTCTGCGCCGTATCAGTGCTCTTGGCAGCGCGGCCTTCGTCCTTTCCTCCGGCGCGGCCCTGCTGCTGCTGGTGGGCGGCGTGGGCTGTCTGCTTTCGGTGCCGACGGTGCCTATGCCGTCGGAACCCTTGGAGCCGGTACGATTCGGTTATGGTCTTTTATTGCTGTTTTGGACCGTAGTGGGATGGGAAATTATCGGAAACTATTCCGCAGAGATACGAAATCCGGAGCGCACCATCCCGCAGTCCGTGGCCATGAGCGTTTCGGTCATCGCCGCTGTGACGCTGATCGTAGCTGCCGCCATGCAGAGCGTGGGCGGCAGGAGTATGACAGACATCCTTGAACCGATATTCGGCACGGGTAGCGTCGTGCTCCTGTCCGTGCTGGCCGTGGCGCTGTGCCTTGTCACGGAACTGGCCTTCACCGGTGCCGTGTCGCGGCTCGTGTCGGCCCTGGCCGTCGAGGGAACGCTGCCCGCTTTTCTGGGTCGCCGAAATGGAGGGGGTGCACCAGCTGCCGCCGCCACGGTCCTCTCGACGATCCATCTCGGCGTTCTGGCGCTGAACCTGGCCGGAGTGCTCAGCGTTGAAAAGCTGGTGGCTGTGGCCAACGCCTTTTTTCTAGCCAACGCCATCATGGCCCTGTTGGCCGGGGCGCGTATTCTCCCCTCCAGGCTCATGCGGGTCCTGTCCGCGATTCTGGCCATGGTTTTGGGGGGGATGCTGGCCATGTCCTCCTGGCCGATCCTGCTTGTCTTGGGTGCCATGACCGCTTGGGGGTTGGGCCGGCGCGCTACGATCGCACCTCGCGGAGACAGGGTGCTCGACGCACCCTGA
- a CDS encoding 1-acyl-sn-glycerol-3-phosphate acyltransferase yields the protein MNIEPLSDPYHTPEIQIDPFSRLFPSAAFYARILSIVCEAAWRTRGGGYSMEKWAADSLTVIRRAEASGLRFHIENASAVTDLPGPCVVVANHMSTLETFCMPGILATHRPIAFVIKRSLTTYPIFQRIVNAVEPVAVDRVNARDDFKTVMEQGQERLARGISVIVFPQTTRTLNLDRKAFNSIGIKLAKKAGVPVVPLALKTDAWGLGKLSKDYGCIRPEIPARFCFGDPMTIRGAGRNEHEEIMEFIHWKLTAWSAT from the coding sequence ATGAACATCGAACCTCTCAGCGATCCGTATCATACCCCCGAAATTCAGATCGACCCGTTCTCACGGCTTTTTCCCAGTGCGGCCTTTTACGCGCGGATATTGTCCATCGTCTGCGAAGCTGCTTGGCGAACCAGGGGAGGCGGCTATTCCATGGAAAAATGGGCCGCGGACAGCCTGACCGTCATCCGCAGGGCCGAAGCCAGCGGCCTGCGCTTTCACATCGAAAACGCCTCCGCCGTAACGGATCTGCCCGGCCCCTGCGTGGTCGTGGCCAACCACATGTCCACCCTGGAGACCTTCTGCATGCCGGGCATTCTGGCCACCCACCGGCCCATCGCCTTTGTGATCAAACGCAGCCTGACGACCTATCCAATCTTCCAGCGGATAGTGAACGCCGTCGAGCCCGTCGCCGTCGATCGCGTCAATGCCAGGGACGACTTCAAGACCGTCATGGAGCAGGGACAGGAACGTCTCGCGCGCGGCATTTCCGTCATCGTCTTTCCCCAGACGACGCGCACCTTGAATCTTGACCGCAAGGCCTTCAATTCCATCGGCATCAAGCTGGCCAAGAAGGCGGGGGTGCCGGTCGTGCCCCTGGCCCTCAAGACCGATGCCTGGGGTCTTGGCAAGCTGAGCAAGGACTATGGCTGCATCCGGCCGGAGATACCGGCCCGCTTCTGCTTTGGCGACCCCATGACGATCCGGGGTGCGGGCAGGAACGAGCACGAGGAGATCATGGAATTCATACATTGGAAACTCACCGCCTGGAGTGCCACGTGA